The Enterobacter huaxiensis sequence CGAGCAAAACCAGAGGTGTGGGAAACGCTAGCGGCGCAGTCAGAATTTCGCTGCCAGACGGATTTTAGTATCCACTGCTGGCAGCGCGAGGATTAACCGGCGAAGTGTGCCCAGAGGATTTGGGCACCAATGCCGATCAGCACAATACCGCCCAGGATTTCGGCTCGCTTACCCAACAGCGGGCCGATAAACCGACCGACCATCATTCCCAGCGTTGACATAATCAGCGTCGCGCAGCCAATCGCCAGCGCGGTGGCAATGATATTGACCTGCAAAAATGCCAGACCGACCCCGACCGCCATTGCGTCAAGGCTGGTGGCAATCGCCGTAGTGACCAGCAGCCAGAAGCCGTGACGGTGCAACGGCGCTTCTTCTTCATCGCTATTACCGCGAAAACCTTCTATCACCATTCGCCCGCCGAGGAACACCAGCAGTACGAACGCAATCCAGTGGTTCCATTCAAGAACAAACTGGCTGGCAAGCATGCCAAGACCCCAACCGAGAAGCGGCGTCAGCGTTTCGATAGCGCCAAAAATGAGGCCAGTGCGGAGTGCTTCAGAAAATTTAGGTTTGTGGAGCGTGGCGCCTTTTCCGATGGAGGCAGCAAATGCGTCCATGGACATGCCAAAAGCGAGAAGGATCGTAGCGGAGATATTCATAACAGCGTCCAGACCGGGGATATCCATATGACACATCACTGCCCCCAGTAAACAGCAGTTGATGTATCTATGGTCTCGCCTGATCACGATGCACACTGAATGTGCTGAAAGCGATCCGTACGTGCCACGTTTTTCAACGAGTATGTTGACACGTACATTTCCTGAAAACAGGAAATCGGCTACTCCCCAACGACGGGCGCAACCTTAACATATTTTGAGAATATAAAACAACAACAGGGGCGTATTAATTTATTAACTTGTTGATAACGATTTTCATTTAGGTTTAAGCGTAAAGATATCGTTAATAAATATAAGTGAAAAATTAAAGCGGATATAGCTTTGGCTATATTGTTTCCATGACAATATTACACAATATAGCCAGTGCTATATATCTAACTCACTGAACTTTAACGAGTAGTTTGTATATGCTTTCCAGATCTTCAATATTCTTGACCCGGATGAGAAGGCGGCGTTGTTCTAATTGCATCACCAGGACGCCATCTTCCGATAAATTCATCTCTTTAATGCGGTTATATTCTATCCATACATTGGCGAAGAAAAACCCACGCTGTTTAAAGATGATTTTCGGGGTACGGATCCAGAACAGGTAAATGGCCATTAATGCCAGCGCACATAATAACCATGTGGTTAATATTGCACCGTGGCCGGTCACGTTGTTGTAAATAAGGATGGCGACAAGGCCCGCAAAGATAAACGCATCCACGCGTCCTCGGCGCAGGAGGGGGAGAGAGAGTAGCGTCTCGCCGTGGCGGCGGGGCATGATGAACTCGTCATAGATCGCGTAAGCCAGAAGGGCAACAACAAATAAAATTAGTACGATGTCCGTGACAGTCATTCATCCTCCAGATAAAAAAAACCGGGGGCAAGCCCCCGGTACAGTACTGATGTATTACAGGCCCAGCAGGCCGATTGCGTAGCCAACGATACCGATGACGAAGAAGCCAACGATGATCCACAGCGCGTTCACTTTCTTACGCAGCAGCCACATGCAGGCGAAGGTCAGCAGCAGTGGCACCAGGCCAGGCATCAGCTGGTCCAGGATGGTCTGCACGGTGGTCACGCGCGTTTGTCCATCCTGACCGGTGATGGTTGACACCACCAGCGGGATGTTCACGTGTGTCCACTTGTTCACCAGTGCCCCCATGACAAACAGGCCGAGGATTGACGCCCCCTCGGTCAGTTTCTGCAGGAAGCCGCCGCCCATATCCTGAACGATATCAACACCTTTTTTGTACCCGTACGCCACGCCGTAATAACGGGTCAGCAGACGCACCGCATTGAACAGGATGAAGAACAGCAGAGGGCCGAGCAGGCTGCCGCTCATGGCGATACCCGCGCCCAGCGCCGCGAAGACCGGACGCACGGTTCCCCAGAAGATCGGGTCACCAACGCCCGCCAATGGGCCCATCAGACCGACTTTGATACCGTTGATGGCGCCATCGTCGATCTCTGCGCCGTTAGCGCGCTGCTCTTCCATCGCCAGCGTAACGCCCAGAACCGGAGCGGCTACGTAAGGATGGGTGTTAAAGAATTCCAGGTGACGCTTAATCGCCTGACGACGCGCTTCGTTGTTTTCCGGATACAGGCGTTTGATCGCCGGTACCATGGAGAAGCAGAAGCCCAGCGCCTGCATACGTTCAAAGTTCCATGAACCCTGGAACAGGTTAGAACGAATGAACACGCCACGAATATCACCCGGAGTGAGTTTCTTCTCAGTGGTAGTTTTTGTCATATCAACCATTTCGCTCACCTGCTAGTCCAGTTCGTTATCGAGATCGTTTTTACCAGCTGCCTGCGCTGGAGCACCCGCGACGCGGTTATATTTCGGGCTCAGCTGGATGTAGAGAACTGCCATTACCGCGCCAATCACACCCAGCGCAACCAGGTTGAACTCAGTGAAAGCAGCGGTAACGAAGCCGAGGTAGAAGAACGGCATCAGGTAGCCTGCACGCATCATGTTGATGACCATTGCATAACCTACCACCACGATCATACCGCCCGCGATGTTCAGACCGCCGGTAACCACTTCTGGAATGGCGTTCAGCATGCTCTGTACTTCACTGGTACCGACAGAGATAGCAACGATAACCGCCGGGATTGCGATACGCATCGCCTGAAGGAACAGGGACGATACGTGTATCCAAGACAGGGCCGTGAGGTTGCCGTTTTCGGCCGCCTTATCTGCCGCGTGCTGGAAGGCAACGGTGATGGTACGAACGATGATGGTCAGTACCTGGCCTGCGGCTGCCAGTGGAATAGCAAGGGCAATACCGGCGCCGATGCTTTGGTGACCCGCAATAACCAGAACGGTCGAAATAATGGACGCCAGCGCGGCATCAGGCGCAACGGCCGCACCGATGTTCATCCAGCCAAGGGCGATCATTTCCAAAGTACCACCGATGATGATACCGGTTTTCATATCACCGAGAACGGCACCGATCAACGTACAGGCCACCAGAGGGCGGTGGAACTGAAATTCATCAAGTACGGATTCCATACCCGCAATACATGCGACGACGAACACCAGCACAATCTGAAGAGTGGTAATCTCCATTGTACTTCTCCTATTACATAAGCTTTATGTGAAAAACCGGCGCGGACTTATTTCCCCACCTTGCCGATCAAATCCATCATTTTCAGTCTCTGATCCGTGGAAACCTTACGGGCTTCCAGCTCAATACCGCGCGCATTCAGCTTGTTGAATGCCTCGATATCTTTCGCATCGACTGAAATCGCATTGTTGACCTGCGTCTTGCCCTGACGGAAAGCCATCCCGCCGATGTTAACGGAGGTGATTTTCACGCCGCCCTCAACAATGCGCTCGACGTCTGTCGGGTTTGTGAACAGGAGCATCACGCGCTCACCCGCATATTTCGGGTTGTTATAAACGCGGATCATCTTGGCGACGTCCACCACGTGCGCGGTCACGCCCGGCGGTGCCACCTGAGTCAGAAGGGTACTGCGCACCTTGTCGGCGGCGACGTCGTCGCTGACCACGATAATGCGCTTAACGTTGGTCTCTTTGGTCCAGCGTGTTGCCACCTGGCCGTGGATCAGACGGTCATCAATACGCGCGAGGCCAATAACCATGTAATCATTTGGCCCCATTGGTTTCGCTGGCGCGGCGGCTTTTGGCGCGGCAGCGGCCGGTGCAGGCTTCTCAACCGGCTGTGCTTTCAGCGCTTTCACGCCTTCGCGACCGGTTTCGACCGCCAGCGCGACCAGCTCATCGAAACCTGGGTTGTCGTCGCGCGCCATGAAGGTTTCCACCAGCATCGGGATATTTACCCCTGCGACAACTTCGTAATGCTCTTTATCGACGACAATGCGGCTGGCAGCATTGAACGGACTGCCACCCCACGTATCAACGAGAAACAGCACGCCTTTGCTGGTATCCAGCTTCTCAAGCTGAGCGTTGTATTTTTCTATCAGCGTCTCGGCATTTTCACCGGGAACGAAATCGATCCAGCCGACGTTTTCCTGCTCGCCCAACAGCATCTCTGCCGTTTTGAGTAACTGCTCTGCAGCCCAACCATGTGTGCCTATGACAATAGCAATGGTCACTTGCTACCTCCTTTTATTATCATTTATACGCCTGCCAGGCAGTCGTACTGAGAATCGTATTGGCGTACCGAATCGATTCAGATAAGGGTTAGAGTTCAATAAACTAAGACTTCCGCGATTTATTTTAGATAGTGAAAAAATAATTTATGTGATGAAGATCCGTAATTTAGCTACGCATTGCAGAATTTTCTGTAATGTAAAACACATGTGTTACAGAAGTTTGCAAAGGAACGTAAATCTTTGCTAAAAACCTGTTGTCTCTGATATGTTTAGCCTCCGTTTAATCGATCAGGAGTATAGGGCTACAGCCCACTATATGGACCGTCACCGACGTCAGTCATCTACAAGGCCATTTCGCGCCACTTTCACCGGCTATCCACGCCACGCATCGACTCTGTCATCCTTTGATTTGCCCAATTTGCTTGCGGCACCGTTTCGTCATTCCTTTAGCAGGAGCTTGTCATGGAATTCTTAATGGACCCGTCAATCTGGGTAGGATTGCTCACGCTGGTCGTACTTGAGATCGTTCTCGGTATTGATAACCTGGTGTTTATCGCCATCCTTGCGGATAAGCTGCCGCCAAAACAACGTGATAAAGCACGTTTGATTGGCCTCTCGCTGGCGCTGATTATGCGACTCGGGCTGCTCTCCGTTATCTCGTGGATGGTCACGCTGACCAAGCCGCTGTTCTCCGTTATGGACTACACCTTCTCCGGGCGTGATTTAATCATGCTTATCGGGGGTATATTCCTGCTCTTCAAAGCGACAACGGAGCTACACGAACGGCTTGAGAACCGTCAGCACGATGATGGTCACGGTAAGGGCTACGCCAGCTTCTGGGTTGTTGTCCTGCAGATTGTAGTGCTTGATGCGGTCTTCTCGCTGGATGCGGTCATTACTGCTGTAGGTATGGTGAACCACCTGCCGGTGATGATGGCGGCTGTTGTCATTGCCATGGCGGTCATGCTGCTGGCCTCGAAACCGCTGACGCGTTTCGTAAACCAACATCCGACGGTCGTTGTGCTGTGTCTGAGCTTCCTGTTGATGATTGGTCTGAGCCTGGTTGCAGAAGGCTTTGGCTTCCATATTCCGAAAGGCTACCTGTACGCCGCGATTGGCTTCTCGATTCTGATCGAGCTGTTCAACCAGATTGCGCGTCGTAACTTTATCAAGCAGCAGTCGAATCAGCCGCTGCGCGCCCGTACCGCAGATGCTATTTTGCGTCTGATGGGCGGCCGCCGTCAGGTTAACGTGCAGTCGGATAGCGAAAATCGTAACCCGGTTCCGGTGCCTGAAGGCGCGTTCGTTGAAGAAGAGCGCTACATGATTAACGGCGTGCTCTCGCTGGCCTCCCGCTCCCTGCGCGGAATTATGACCCCGCGCGGTGAAATCAGCTGGGTGGATGCCAACCTGAGCGTCGATGAAATTCGTCAGCAGCTGCTCTCTTCGCCACACAGCCTGTTCCCGGTATGTCGCGGCGAGCTGGATGAGATCATCGGCGTGGTGCGCGCGAAAGAGATGCTGGTGGCGCTGGAAGAGGGCGTCAACGTTGAAGCCATCGCCGCCGCTTCGCCTGCTATCGTGGTACCGGAAACGCTGGATGCTATCAACCTGCTTGGCGTCTTGCGCCGCGCACGCGGAAGCTTCGTTATCGTCACCAACGAGTTTGGCGTGGTGCAAGGCCTTGTGACGCCGCTGGACGTGCTGGAAGCGATCGCCGGTGAGTTCCCGGATGCGGATGAAACCCCGGAAATCGTTGCCGACGGTGACGGATGGCTGGTGAAGGGGGCGACCGATTTGCATGCGCTTTCCCATACGCTGGGGCTGGAAAACGTCATTAACGATGAAGAAGACATTGCCACCGTTGCCGGTCTGGTGATTTCGGTCAACGGTCAAATCCCGCGCGTCGGGGACGTTATCGAACTGCCGCCGCTGCACATTACGATTGTTGAAGCCAACGACTATCGCGTGGACATGGTGCGTATTGTTAAAGAGCAATCAGTGCACGACGAAGATGAGTAAATCGTCTTAACGCAGCGGCATTAAGGGCACAATGTGTCCGTTGTGATGCGCTGGCGGGGGAGAGCTCCCCGCCAGCCATACTGGAAAGTCCCGCAGCGGCATGGGCCGCGCAAAGAAAAATCCCTGCAGTATGGACACGCCGTGTCGGCGCAAATACAGTGACTGCTCCTCTGTTTCAACCCCTTCCGCAACCAGTTCGATATTCAGCCGCTGACCCAGCGCGATAATGATATCCGTCACCGTTGAGTTAACCGCATCCGTACCAATGGCGGTGGTGAAGGATTTATCGATTTTCAGCACGTCCGGGTGGAGCTTCTCGAGCCATGAAAGCGAGCTGTTTCCGGTGCCAAAGTCGTCAATGGCGAGCTTAACCCCTTTGCGGTGCAGCTCGCGAACAACCCGGTAATCCACGTCCAGCAGGGCATCACGCTCTGTCAGTTCAACGATCAGCTGCTGTACAGGGCTGGCGCTAAACCACGCGCGATTAAGATCCTGTATCAGTGTGGCGCGACGGAAGTGGCTGGCGGCAACGTTGATACCGATGTGAAAGCTGGAGCTAGCGGGAAAATAGCCTATCTGGCGTACGGTTTCGCTGATGACATAGCGGGTGAGCGGGACGATCAGGTTATGTTCCTCCGCCAGCGGAATAAACACGTCTGGCGAAATCCAGCCCTGGCGAGGATTATTCCAGCGCAGCAGGATCTCGACGCCGACGCAGTCCTGGGAGCGGGCGTTCATCAGCGGCTGACAAAAAAGCTCAAACTCACCTGCCGCGAGCCCCATGTTGATTTCCCACGTAAAGCTCATTCGCCGGGCGGTCGCAAGCCAGGCAATATAGCCCAGCAGTAAGCTCAGCATCAGTGCCAGCGGCAGCTGCGTGGGCAAATTCTTTAACGCCATCCTGCCGGGGCCGGGCCCGCTCACCGTAATGCTGAAAGGGTAATGCGTTGAGGCCTGGTGAAGACGTGAATCGCCGTCATCGAAGGTCATGATATCCGTCACCTGTTGGCCGTATCGCAGGAAATTATCCCCCACGGTCAGTACGACATCGGCGATCAGCGGCCGCTGCGGCTCAAGAATCATTTTGGTGATGAGGTCGATATTGACGATCTCCATCACCCCATCCTCGCCGTCTGGCGATACGGGATACCACTGGATGAGGATTGGGCTGCCTTTAAGCAGAGAGTGATCGGTGGACAAGAGCAGCTTAGGTTCTGCGGCGGGGAGATGTGGCTGTAAATTTTTGACTGGAACATCGCGGCTGCCGAAGATGCTCGAACAGAAAAGGATACCGTCTTTGACCAGAGCAATGGAGCGGACGGTTTGCAGGATCGCCGCCTGCTTACGCAGCAGGAGATGGGATTGTTGGCAGGGTTGTCCGACGAGCGGCTGCAGAACGTCAAGGCGATTTTCCAGCGAAAGGAGAATCTTATCAAGCGAACGTACGGTGTGGTTAGTAAAGTCGAGGATCCTTTCCTGATTTAAATTACGTTGTGAAATAAAGCGAATACCCAACGTCAGGACGAGCGTGACGAGCGCAACCGTCACACAGACGATAACGCGTTTTCGGCGATAGTCTTTGATGATCGTTTGTGCATTTTGCATGAACGGTCGCTCGGTAAGCTACCGGCCCCAAAAGCCGGACGCAACAGAGAAAGTGTAGTGGGGAATGCGTAATGAGACGAGACGTGAGGGGAAAATCGCCCATCCGTTGCAGATGGGCGAAAAGAAGTATTAGTCGCACTGCACCTTAATGGCCAGGCCGCCGCGCGAGGTTTCACGGTACTTCGCGTTCATGTCCTTGCCGGTTTCGTACATGGTCTCGATAACCTTATCCAGCGAGACGCGAGGTTCGCTGGTACGACGCATGGCCATACGAGAGGCGTTGATCGCTTTCACGGAGGCAATCGCGTTACGCTCAATGCACGGCACCTGCACCTGGCCCGCAACCGGGTCGCAGGTAAGGCCGAGGTTATGCTCCATGCCAATTTCCGCGGCCACGCACACCTGCTCAGGGCTTGCACCCAGCAGTTCCGCCAGGCCAGCCGCCGCCATCGAACAGGCCACGCCCACTTCACCCTGACAGCCTACTTCTGCGCCGGAGATGGAGGCGTTCATTTTATACAGCGCACCGATCGCACCCGCGGCCAGGAAGTAACGAATATAAATATCCGGCGTTACAGGCTCGATAAAGTGGTCATAATAGGCCAGAACGGCAGGAACAATCCCGCATGCGCCGTTGGTTGGTGCCGTAACGACGCGCCCACCGGCTGCGTTTTCTTCATTCACGGCCAGCGCGAACATGTTCACCCAGTCGACCACGTTCATCGGGTCGTTGGAGAACTTATCCGTTGTCACCAGCATACGGCGCAGCGCGGAGGCACGACGCGGAACGCGCAGTGGGCCAGGCAGCACGCCTTCGGTGTTCATTCCGCGATCGATACAGGCCTGCATGGTTTGCCATACGTTCGCAAAATAGTCTTCAATCTCTTTTTTACTGTGCAGCGCCAGTTCGTTCTGCATCACCATGCCGGACAGCGACAGGCCGGTCTCCTTGCAATAGGCCAGCATCTCAGAGGCGAACTTGAAGGGATACGGCACGCTGACATCACCGACGCTCTCTTTGCCAAAATGCTCTTCGTCAACGATAAAACCGCCGCCGATGGAGTAGTAGGTTTTGCTGTAAATCTCTTTTTCGCCGTTCCAGGCGTGGATGGTCATGCCGTTTTCATGCAGCGGCAGGTTGTCACTGCGAAAACGCATGCCGTCATCCTGCGGGAAATCCACTTCGCGCTGGCCGTTAGCCAGCAGCAGGCGACCGCGCGTTTCCACGTCACGGATGAATGCCGGAATGGCATCAATATCAACAGTGTCCGGCATGTTTCCTGCCAGACCCATAATTATGGCGATATCGGTGTGGTGGCCTTTACCCGTTAATGACAGCGAGCCGTAGACGTCCACGGCAACACGGGTAACGCTTTCCAGTAATCCTTTTTCGACCAGATCATCGACGAACTGTTTACCGGCCTTCATCGGCCCTACAGTGTGGGAAGAAGAAGGACCAATCCCCACTTTGAACATGTCGAATATACTAATCACTTTTACACTCCTGACAGGGTTACCGGGGTTCCAGTAACGATGTTATAACTGCGCATAGTGTAAGAGGGAACACCCACCGCGGCTTAACTATTCACATGAATTAAACTAATGGTTAACGATGGTTTTGCTAATAGCGCGACAGCGATCGCAAACCTGATTAAAAAGCGCGGAATGTAAAGTATAGTCAAGGTTTCAGGCCGATTTGCAGCGCCAGCTCACGAATGATGCCAGCAGTCATGCCCCAGACAAAATAATGCTGATACCACGACAGCCAGACCCGATGATCGTGTCCGCGCCGGTGAATATCCAACGGGTGATAACGGCTCAGGCGCAGCGCCTCTTCCAGCGGCATTTCAAACACCGCTGAGACTTCGTCAACGCTGGCGTGATAATGAAGGTTTGGCGGAATGATCCCCACCACCGGCGTCACCTGAAAACCGGTAACGCTGTCGACCGGAGGGAGTACGCCAACGATCTCAACGGACTCAGGCGGAATGGCCACCTCTTCATGCGCTTCGCGCAGTGCGGCTGCAATCAGCGAGGCGTCGGTACTGTCCACCGCGCCGCCCGGAAAGGCGACCTGACCCGCGTGTTTACGCATATGCGGCGAGCGCTGCGTGAGCAGCAGGCCCGGCTGTTCGCGGCGCACCACCGGGATCAGCACTGCCGCCTGGCGCTGATTCAACGCCTCACGGTTGACCTGGGGGCGCAGTAGCTGAAAGCGCGACAGAAAATTATCCAGCGTCAGGTTCTCTTTCTCCACCCGTTATGTCTCCAGCTGTTGAAGGATACGGTTTACTTTATCAAAAGTTTCCTGATATTCCGCGTCAACCTGACTGTCGGCAACAATGCCGCCGCCTGCGGAGCAGTACAGGCTGCCGTTACAGGCCGTCAGGGTGCGGATGGTGATGCTGGTATCCATGGTGCCGCACAGGCTCACGTAGCCGATGCTCCCGCACCAGGCGTTACGGCGGTGCGGCTCCAGCTCATCGATGATCTCCATCGCCCGTACTTTTGGCGCGCCCGTAATGGACCCGCCCGGGAACGCGGCGCGCAGCAGATCGCAGGCGGTGCGCGATGCCGGAAGGCGTGCGGTAATGGTGCTCACCAGATGGTGAACGGCCGGGAAGGGTTCCACCACGAACAGTTCGGGAACGCGCACGCTTCCTGGCTCAGCAACGCGGCCAATATCATTACGCATCAAATCGACAATCATCAGGTTCTCGGCGCGATCTTTCGGTGATGCAGCCAGCTTTTCGGCCTGCTGACGGTCAGCAAGCGGATCCGCCAGGCGCGGCAGCGTGCCTTTTATGGGGCGTGTCTGAATGGTGCGGTCAGCAAGATGGATAAAACGCTCCGGTGACAGGCTCAGAATGGCACCCTGCTGCAGGCGCAAAAACGCGCTAAACGGGGCACGGTTGCTGGCGTTGAGGCGAGTGAATGCCTGCCATTCATCTCCCTGATAGGTTGCCTGGAAACGCTGGGCGAGATTGACCTGGTAACAATCGCCGCTTTGCAGATAGGCCTGAACGCGGGAGAACTTTTCGGCATACGCCTGCGCCGTCATGTTCGAACGCCAGCCGGAGTTCAGCTTGAAATCTTTCGCCGATACAGGCTGCTGCGCGTGCAGCCAGTCCAGACGCGCATTAACGTCCCCATGGCTAAGCAGGGAAACGACCTGCTTGTGGTGGTCAACGATGATAGCCCAGTCGTACAGCCCCACCGCCATATCGGGCAGCGGGATATCCGCTTTCGCCAGGGTCGGCAGGGTTTCGAAACGGCGACCGAGATCGTAACCAAACAGGCCCAGCGCGCCACCCTGAAAAGGCAGATCCGGATCCGGCGTCGCCGTTAAGCCCAGCGCGTCAATCGCTTGCTGAAGCAGCATCAGCGGATCGTCCGCTAAGGCCAGGCCGTCAGTCGTCAGGGTTTGTACCGGATCGGCCACCAGAATATCAAAGCGGCTGTAGGGATGGTCAGCGTGGCCCGAGTGCAGAAGCATCGCAAAAGGCAGGTGGCTCAGGCGAGCAAACCAGAACTCCGCGGCGTCAGTACGCCAGGGCAAGGTAATAACAGTGGGGAAGCGCATGTTCATGTGTGGCATACTACCGGGAGCGTGAAATAATTAGCGCGAATAATTTAGCAGGAGTTGACGATGTTTGCAGGTTTACCTTCTCTTAGCCACGAGCAGCAGCAAAAAGCGGTAGAGCGGATCCAGGAGCTGATGAGCCAGGGGATGAGCAGCGGAGAAGCGATCACCGTTGTCGCTCAGGAAATTCGCGCCAGCCATACCGGGGAGCGGATTGTGGCGCGATTCGAAGATGAAGATGAAGAGGAATAAGCGGACTTAGACCGCCGCGATAATCTTAATCTCGACCTTGTATTCCGGTTTCATCAGCGTGGCCTGTACGGTACAGCGTACAGGCGCGTGTCCCGCAACGACCCACGCATCCCAGGCTTTGTTCATCGCCGCAAAATCTTCTTTATTGGCCAGGAAAATCGTCGCATCCAGAATGCGGGATTTATCGCTGCCTTGCTTGACGAGTACCGCGTCAATCTGCGCCAGGGTGTTTGCGGTTTGCTCGAAAGCGT is a genomic window containing:
- a CDS encoding YoaH family protein — protein: MFAGLPSLSHEQQQKAVERIQELMSQGMSSGEAITVVAQEIRASHTGERIVARFEDEDEEE
- the pabB gene encoding aminodeoxychorismate synthase component 1, with amino-acid sequence MNMRFPTVITLPWRTDAAEFWFARLSHLPFAMLLHSGHADHPYSRFDILVADPVQTLTTDGLALADDPLMLLQQAIDALGLTATPDPDLPFQGGALGLFGYDLGRRFETLPTLAKADIPLPDMAVGLYDWAIIVDHHKQVVSLLSHGDVNARLDWLHAQQPVSAKDFKLNSGWRSNMTAQAYAEKFSRVQAYLQSGDCYQVNLAQRFQATYQGDEWQAFTRLNASNRAPFSAFLRLQQGAILSLSPERFIHLADRTIQTRPIKGTLPRLADPLADRQQAEKLAASPKDRAENLMIVDLMRNDIGRVAEPGSVRVPELFVVEPFPAVHHLVSTITARLPASRTACDLLRAAFPGGSITGAPKVRAMEIIDELEPHRRNAWCGSIGYVSLCGTMDTSITIRTLTACNGSLYCSAGGGIVADSQVDAEYQETFDKVNRILQQLET
- a CDS encoding RidA family protein; protein product: MTIVRIDAEARWSDVVIHNQTLYYTGVPENLDADAFEQTANTLAQIDAVLVKQGSDKSRILDATIFLANKEDFAAMNKAWDAWVVAGHAPVRCTVQATLMKPEYKVEIKIIAAV